A segment of the Methanofollis fontis genome:
CCCGGTCACCACCCTCTTCGACACACTCGGCACGGTTACCGCCTCCCTTGAGGCGAACCTGACCGGTATCCCGGCAGGCGCCGCCGTCCAGACAACGGTCTCCGCCAACGTCTCGGCCGATGCCATGAGCGCCTTCCAGCTCGCCGCCACCGCGGACGGTCTGAACCTTGACGCCGTCGCCTACACGCTGAACATCGTCAAGACCAACCTCACAAACGGACAGGACATATCCGACGCCACGATCCGCATGGCCGTGAGTCAGGCCTGGGTCGACTCCCACGGCGGCGTCGATGCGGTTGCGATCATCAGGTCCGCGGAGGACGGCACCAAGGAAGTGCTGGCGACAACCTACATCGGCCTCGACGCCGACGGCAACCTGATATTTGAAGGGTATTCGCCGAACGGCCTCTCGGTCTTCGGTCTGGCTGCGGCCTCCGCCTCCACGACCCCGAGCGGTTCCTCCTCGTCTTCGGGCGGTTCCTCGAACGTCGCCTCGTTCGCCGGTTCCGTCCCTGCCGGTGCGACCAGAACCTTCACCGTGACTCAGACTGCGGTCAAGCAGATCGGCGTCACAGCAAAGGACGACATCGGCGATCTCCTGATCACCGTGAAGGCGGTGTCTCTGCCGTCCGAGATCGAGGCGCCCGTGCAGGCGACCTACCAGATCCAGGAGATCGCCCTGTACCGTGCCGACACTGCGGCGATCGGTTCGGCGGCGATTGAGTTCGCCGTCCCGACGTCCTGGCTCGATGCCCGCGGCCTCACAACCGACGACATCGTGCTGCTGCGGTACGTCGACGGCGCCTGGACGACTCTCCCCACCACCTTCGTGGAAGAGAAAAATGGGTTCGCGTATTATTCCGCCGAAACGCCGGGCTTCTCGTACTTCGCCATTGCGGTAGAGAAGAGTGTCCAGGCCGAGGCCGGAGAACCCGCGGCCGAAACGACCACCGCAGCAGTGTCGATGACGACGTCTGCAACCGGAACCACCGCTGCGGCGACCACGCCGCAGCCGTCGCCCCTCCCGTGGTTCGTTGCGGTTGTCGCTATTGGCGCCCTTTTCCTCCTGAGGAAACACTGAATATTTTCTTTTTTTGCGGAACGTGTCAACAGGATCCGATGTACTATTCTCAAATGGCAATGCTGATATTGCATCCTGAGATATGAGGATCTGTTGATTACACCTTTTCTGATGAAAAAGGAGATTAAAATGAAAATATTGAACAAACGACCTCACATTGGATGGTGCACAATCGCCATTCTGGTCCTGATCATGGCGGCGTTCTGCATCGCTCCGGTAGCAGCGGACGATATCGGCGGGATCCAGATGCCAGGCGCTAAGAACTTCGACCTGATCCTCTCCAATGGGCTGACGAAATACTTTAAGTTCGAGGGAGGGGGATTGAACGCCCTTCATATCACCACCGACCCCGATGAACCCTACGGGCAGGTGACGACCACCGAGGAGCACTCCGGTGTTTTTTACCTGACCAACACCGGTGGCAGAGGTTTTGACGATGACATGATCCTGATGATTGCGGTCAACGGAACGATATCTGACGATTTTGCCGTACACATCAGGGCGAGCGGCTACCGCTGGACTCCGACGCCGGTCCTGAACCAGCCTCCAACAACCGATGAGATCGAATATATCGACGGGAGTTACGAAGGAACGATCACCAGGAGCGACTTTGCATACCGAGCGCAGACCTGGAAACCGGCAGGGGACAACGCCCCGGGGAACTATCCTCTCTATTATGGACAGGACATGTCGGACACCTCCAATACGTTCCAGCTGGTGTTTGTGGACCTGAACACTGGCAACCTCGGTGCAAACGCCATGATCCCGGAGATGATCGACAACGGAGCGGTGAAGATCGAATACGAGATCGAAAACCTCCACGGGCTTGCATCCTTCAGCACCTATGGGTGGTGCAACCAGTCCAATCAGGGTCAGGGGATCTCCTGGACAAACCGTCTGTCCGGGGCGGGCAGCAGTGGTTATGCCGTGATGGGGGTTCCGGAATCCCCCGGGGATTTTTCCACCGGGGGTTCGGGCGGCACCACCGAGTCCGGATATCTCGGTCAGGAGAACAGTGCCGGATCGCCGTCGACCCTCAATGGCAGCGTCTCCCTGCTTCCGATCGCCGGGACGGTGGCCCCCCTCGAAGCCGGCAGTGCCGCACCCCTCCCTCTCCCGGCGACAGACGTGAACGGGACGGTGCGGGAGGCGACCCTCTACCTCTTTCTCTCCCATTCACAGCAGAAAGGGACCGGATATGGGACCGAACCATCTTTTTCGGTTTCAATCGGCGGCGTGGACCTTTCGCCCGAACGGACCCTGACCGACCGTGAGGGAGGGGACCATGCCCCGCTCTCCGCCACCCTTATCTATAAGACCGATCCGGCATCGATCGCAAGCGGCGGCACCAACCTCATGGTCCGGAACACCGGGAGCGGCGATGCTGTCTTCACCTGTGATGGCGGCGCCCTTCTGCTCACTGTCGAAGACCCTGCGCTTCCGTCCATCACCTATGCTGTTGCAGAATGCTGCGATGCCATCGGTGTGGACATCGCCGGAGGCGTCTTCGAGGGGGATGCAGTGACGCGGGTGTTCTTTGATGGTCCTGGCGATATGGACCGGATCAGTGACAGCCGCCTGCAGGTGATCAGCACCGCCGGGACAGATCACGATGCCTCCGCCGACACCATCGGCTTCAATGACCGCGAGTGGAGCGGCGTCTTCGTGCGACAGGGGGCGGTCATGAGTGCAGAACACCTGATCGCCGATGCCGTCTTCCCCACCTCGAACGCCGCATCGGCGGCTACCGACGCCGGACCGGAGGCAGCGTTTGTCACCCGTCTCTTCCTCCTGGTCTATGCCGGCGGGGAGATGGACATATCTGAAACTGGTTCAGATTGGGGCGGAGAGGCAAGTGCACGTTCCTATCTCGTCGAAGACGCCGTGATCTCCAAGATCACGGTCCGATCCGCACCTGGTGGTGCACCGGCCAGCGTCAGTGTCGGGGGCACGGAACGTCCCGCGGGGGTGCCGGCGGCGGAAGGGACGGTGTATGCCTACAGGATGCTGAACCTGAATGGCGGATCCTCCGCCCCTCTGGATATGACCGTCCGGTTTTATGTCCCCGCATCGTGGCTCTCGGAACAGGGGATCGATGCAGATGGAATATCCTTGCAGGAATACCGGGACGGGGCATGGCATTCCCTCAGGACAGAGCACCTCGGTCATGCGGACGGAGAGGAGGAGTATCTGGCCGACGCCGTCACCGCCTCCCTGCTGGCCATCGGTTCTGTCGCATCGGGGGGTTCGATCGGGGGGACAGCAACCGCAACGCCGCTCCCCGTAGATACGGACGTTCAGCAGTCTCCTATGGGTGTGATGGTGGCGCTCGGCGCCTGTGCTATCCTGATCCTGGCGAAACGACGCTGATCGCTTTTTTCTGGATGCCATACCCGCGGATGGGTGGGGGTGGCAGACCTCATTTCTTCATTTTCTGTTGAAATTACCCTCCAGAATCCTCCGATTTCCCGGGTTGGCCAGAGTTCCTGTAAAATATTTATTATTAACTGCTCGACAAATGAGTAAATGTAAAATAAACTCGCTTACTTTTGTCGATTAACCAAACATTCTTATAGCGTCCTGAAGATAATACAATCCTGTTATCGATCGGGGCCAGTTTAACGGTGTTTATTGACTTTCTCGGTCCGGATCGTGCTTTTCAATCTCACTGACAGGTGACGCATGATGAAAATAACCACACCCACCAGGGACGCCGGTGCAGGAGGGGTGGTGGCAGTTTTTGCCGCCCTTCTGCTGCTGATGGTCTGCACCATCGCACCGGTGTCTGCGGCGGAGCTTCCTGATGAAGATGTCATCTTCATCGAGGTCGCAAACCCGCCGGTACAGTATGACTCCCCATTAAACGGCACATATATGATTTATTTTGCCGGGGGAGGCCTGAACGCACTCCATATCACCACCAACACCTCGGAATCTTTCGGGCAGGTCACCACCACGGATGAGCAGTCCGGCACCTTCTATGTCGCCGACACCGGCGGCAAGGGCGGGTCGCAGGACATCCTCCTGATGATCGCCGTGAACGGCACGATTCCGGATGATTTCTCGGTGGAGATCAATGCAAGCGGTTACACCTGGGGCGAGATCATCGATTCCGATTATCACACCCTCACCGACGGTGACATCACCTACGAAACCGGTGCGGTGGACCTGACCCTCACAAAGGACAACTTCACCTACGGTCCGCAGACCTGGAAGCCATACAAGGCCGGAGAACCCCTCCCTGTCCATTATGGGCAGGACATGAGCGATGCCGACAACACCTTCCAGCTCCTGTTTGCCGACCTCCATGTGGGCGCTCTCAACCCGGCGAAGATCGATGCGATCGACTCCCTGACCGATAATGGTCTGGCCAGAATCGAGTATTCGATCAGCAACCTGGGTGATGGCGAGATCGTTGCCTTCAATGCATACTCCTACCGTCTCTCCGCGGATTATACAGAGTTCCCGATCAAGGGCGGCAGCGGATGGACAAACGATGTTTCCGCCGCCAGCTCAAAGCCGAGCGGGTATGTCGTGAGTGCACCTGAGACCGACGTTCTCTTCAACGGCACGGTCAGTCTCGGTGAGGGGAATGTGACCGTGACCTCCTCACAGGGTAATGACTACTCGATCCCGGTGCGTACCCCTCTCGGAGCCCTTGACACGGTCGCGGATTGTGAAGGCTTCTCCTATGCGGTCTCCGACAAGAAATGGGACAGTATGGGCATCCTGCTCCTTGACGACATCGGTGCCTATCCCTATGTGAAGGGCGGGAACAGCTGGGTCTGCTACGTCAACGGCAACCTGCTCGACGACTACGGCAACCCGACCACGGAGGGCCTGAACGTCTATGCCCTTCAGGACGGGGATGTGGTTGACTACTACTATGGCGCCGACGGCGTGACGGCTGAGACGGCCGAAGCGGCGGTTCACATCGTCGTATCCACCAGTTCTGGACCCGATGTGCTCTACTCTGGAGTTCTCCCTCTCCCCGAAGGTAACGTGACCGTGACCTCCTCACAGGGTAATGACTACTCGATCCCGGTGCGTACCCCTCTCGGAGCCCTTGACGCCGCCGCACAGGCCGGCAATTTCACCTATGCGGTCACCGACAAGAAATGGGACAGCATGGGCATCCTGCTCCTTGACGACATCGGTGCCTATCCCTATGTGAAGGGCGGGAACAGCTGGGTCTGCTACGTCAACGGCAACCTGCTCGACGACTACAGCAACCCGACCACCGAGGGCCTGAACGTCTATGCCCTTCAGGACGGAGATAAAATCGTCTATTGCTATGGTCCAGACGGCGTCACCGCCGAAACGGCCGAGGCGACCGTTGAGATCACCGCCAGTCTGACCGCTGCCGAGATCATCTACAGCGGCGAGCTCACTATCGGGGACGGCAATGTGACTGTGACCTCTACCGAGGGCAGCGACTATTCTATCCCGGTGCGCACGCCGCTCGGTGTTCTCGACACTGCCTCTACGGCAGGTAACTTCACCTATGCGGTCACCGACAAGAAGTGGGACAGCATGGGCATCCTGCTCCTCAACGACATCGGGGCATACCCCTATGTGAAGGGCGGGAACAGCTGGGTCTGCTACGTCAACGGCAACCTGCTCGACGACTACGGCAACCCGTCCACCGAGGGCCTGAACGTCTATGCCCTCGTAAACGGCGACAAGGTGGCCTATTATTACGGTGCTGACACTGCGAACGCCACCACTGCTGAGGCTGCCGTGCTGATCACGGTCAAGACCGGAGCCGCACCCGGGGACTGGACCCTCGAGATGGGCGGGGCACAGAATGTCACGGTTACAAAGGCCTATTTCGAGAGTGGCATCACCTGCGGCCATGGCGCCTCATGGACCGACCCCGAAAATTCCGCGGTCTGGGAGGGCATGCCCCTCTGGTACCTCGTCGGCATGGTCGATGATGTCGAGTCCGGCGGCCATTACACCTTCAATGACGCCCTTGCAGCCGAGGGTTATTCGGTGAAGGTCACATCCAGCGACGGCTACTCGGTCAATATCCCGAGTGCCGAGATGGCCCGCAACAATGGTTTCATTCTGGCAAACACCCTGAATGGATCGGTGCTGCCGGAGACGATCGGTGACAAGAACAAACCCTGCTGGCCGCTCCAGATCAAGGGGGCGAACGCCAGTGCCGGTCAGCTCGTCGGCGGCATCGCCTCGATCGAACTCGTCGGGCTGCCCGACCCCTCTGAGGGCTGGACCCTGAAGGTCTGCGGTGTGGTCAACGACACCATCACCCAGGAGGAGTTCGAGGAGTTCGGCTGCCACGGCGGCGTGAACTATACGGACAACCAGGGCATCGTCTGGACCGGTGTGCCCCTGTGGTACCTCGTGGGTGTCTCCGACAACCTGGAAACCACCGACCACTGGACCTTCGACGACGCGCTGGCCGCCACCAACTACACCATAAAGGTGATCGCAAGTGACGGATGGTCGCAGGAGTACGGCAGCGTTCAGGTCGCCGAGAGCAACGGCTACATCCTGGCGAACCTGATGGACGGTCAGCCGATCCCGGAGACCGACAGTTCGTACCCGCTCAAGCTCGTCGGTGACGACGTTCCCAAGAAGGTGAAGTCCGTCGCCGAGATCGACCTCGTCAACCTGATCCCGGCGCCCCCGGTAGAGGGCGAATGGAATCTCCAGCTGCTCGGGAAGATCGACTACACCTGCACCGAGGCCTTCTTCGAGGAGGCAGTCGCCTGTCCGCACCACACCGTGACCTGGACGAACCAGGAGACCGGTGAGACCTGGGGCGGCATTGCTCTCTGGGAACTCTGCGGCTTTGTGGACGACCGCATCCCCCATGGTTCGGACGGATTCAATGATGGCGTAGCGACTGCGGGCTACACGGTGATCGTCACCGCCAGTGACGGCTACTCCAAGGAGTTCAGCAGCAAGGACCTCGCACGGAACAACAACTATATCGTTGCAAACACGCTCAACGGAACCCCGCTCTCTCAGGAGGGCAGCAAGGCCCCCTGGCCATTGAGGCTGGTGGGATCGGATGTCTCCGGCAGCAACAGTGTCGGCGCCATCGCCTCGATCGAACTGACCGACTTCCAGAAGCCGACCGAGATCCCGACGATCCATGTCGTCAGCTATGATGCCGACGGCACCACGATCATCGACGAGATCACCGTCGACTACACCTGGATGGAGGAGAACCTCCCGGTCTACGGCGACGGCGAGACTGTCTATCACTTCCAGGGCCCGACCTTCGACCCCGATGACCTCTGGAACCCGGCTGAGGACAAAAACGCCATCCCGGGCAAGGTCTTCGGCGCCGTAATGGGCACCTCGATCAAGGACCTCTGTGACCTCGTCGGCGGCATGTCTGAGGGTACCGAGATTGTTCTCGAGGCGACCGACGGTTACAAGACAAAGATGAACTATACGAACATCTACTCGCCGCTCGATCGCCAGGGCACGGCCATCCTTGCCTGGTACAAGGCGGATGAGGGCTACATACCCGACTACGCAAACGGCTACCGCCTCTACTTCACCACACCCGATACGATCTTTGGCAACGAGGACATGCGTCTCTGTCTCGATGAGGCCTACTGGCACTACTACTGGAACGAAGGCATCCAGTACCCCTCGGCGGCAGGCATCTCGGCCAGGAACGTTGCAACGGTGAAGATCTATCACCCCGAGAAGGACTGGAGCCTCTCCCTCGAAGGCACCATCTCCACCGATATGAGCAAACACTACTTCGAGGAGGGCATCGCCTGCGAGGCCAGTCACCGCGCCACCTACACGGACACCAAGGGTCGTGTGTGGGAGGGCATGCCCTTCTGGCGGATCATCGGATGGGTGGACGACGACAACGAACACTCCGGCGCCGCCTTCAACGACACCATGGCGGCGATGGGCTACACCATCCATGTGATTGCAGGCGACGGCTATGAGCAGACCTTCACCAGTCAGGAGATCGCACGGAACAACAACTACATCCTTGCGAACAGCGTCGATGGTCACCACATCGATGCCGAAGACTCGGCATGGCCCCTGAAGCTGGTCGGCATCAATGTCTCCGGCAACGGTAAGGCGGTCAAGAACGTCGTCAGGATCGCCTTCATCCCGCCGAATGAAGGACAGGAAGAAGTCATCGAGACCGGAAACATCACGGCAGGGGACGAGAAGGACTTCCCGGTCAGCAACAGCACATTCTCGAACATCACCCTGAAGGCGGCGTCCGACATCAGTGGTGCCGAGTTCGCCGTCTCGACCGTGGCCAAACCGCCGGCATCGGAGGGCACACCCAACGCAACGGTCTACTCCTATGTGCACGTCGTCTATCCGTCGGCACAGGAGGCCATCGCTGAGGCGTTGATCACCTTCTCCATTCCGACCGACTGGCTCTCGGCCAACAACATCGGTGTTGGAGATGTGATCCTCTACCGCCGGCACAACGATACCTGGACCGAACTCCAGACCACCTACGTCGAGACCCGTGACGGGGCGGCATGGTTCGAGGCAACAACGCCGGGCTTCTCCTACTTCGCCGTCGGCGGCGTGTCAATCCAGCCGACACCCACACCGACTCCCACTCCGACACCCGTCCCCTCATCGGGCGGCGGCGGCAGTTCCTCGGCCTCCGCAGTCTCGGGTTCGATCCCGGCAGGCGGATCGATGACCTTCAGCATTACGGACACTTCGATCGCCCGCATCACCGTCGATGCGAAGGACCAGATCTCCGGCATGCTCCTGACGGTTCAGAAGGCCGGCCTTCCGACAGGCATGGCGATGCCGGACGGAGAGGTATATGAGATCGAGCAGATCACCGTATATCGTGCTGATTCTGCATCGATTGCCGGTGCTGAACTCACGTTCGCCGTCGAATCCTCATGGCTGACGGCACACGGTCTGACCACTGCGGACGTCGCACTCATGCATGAGGTCGACGGCGCCTGGCAGACACTTGAGACCACCTTTGTCGAGGAGCGGGACGGGAAGGCGTACTTCACCGCCAGAACTCCGGGCTTCTCGTACTTTGCCATCGTCGGCGTGAAGGGTGCCGCAATCCCGGCAGAAACCACCCCGGTTCCGGTGACCACGAGTGCCCCGGCAGCGGAGGCAACCACGGTGCCGGCGACCACGGCACCGGCCACCACCCCGGCCCAGAGCCCGGTCTTCTGGGCTCTGCCCTTCATTGCCCTCGGGGCCCTCCTGATCCTCAGGAGAAAATGAACACACCATTTTTTTTGCTCTGAGCGTGACGCCATGAGACAGGAACTCCTTTTTGTTGCGGTGATTGCTGCACTGGCTCTGGGTGTGATCATATCCCCCGCAGCAGCAACAACCACCGAGGTGCACATCGTCAGGTATGCACAGGACGGGACGACAATCCTGAACGAGACAACGGTGGACTACCGGTGGATGGAGACGAACCTCCCGGTCCTTGGTGACGGCATGACACACTATTATCACCAGGGCCCCACCTTCAACGAATCTGATATCTGGGATGCGGGCGAGTATCAGAACGTGGAAACACGTGATTTCGGGGCGGTGCAGGGGACATCGCTGAGTGCCCTGTGTGATCTCGTCGGCGGGATGAACGCAGGTGACACCCTGCGCATCACGGCAGAAGACGGGTTCTACAAAAACATCTCGTACGAGACGGTGTATGGGACGGATCCGCGAAAGGGGACGCCAGGGCTTGCATGGTATGCGGGGGAGGAATCCTTTGAGGGCGATCCCCAGGGCACCGGATATGTCCCGGCATATTACAACGGGCTACGCCTGATCTTCTTCGCCGACACCTCCTCCAACCCGTGGGGATGGCATGTCTTCGGCAACACCGATATGCGCGAGACGCTCCCTGAGGAGGAGTGGCACCTCTACAATGGCAAATGGCCCTCGACCAGCGGCCTATCCGTCAAGACGGTGAGCGACCTGGAGATCATCCCGTCATCTGCAGGGAGTGCGGAGGCGCCTGCGACAACACCGGCACAGTCGGCACTCTCTCCAATCGTTATCATCACCGGACTCCTGGCGGTTGCCTGTTGTGCGAGGAGATGAAGCGGTGATGTATCTGAGGTTTATCTGGGCTGTTCTGCTTGTTCTTCTGGTCTGTGGGGCTGCACCGGTAAGTGCGGCGACCACGTCGCTCACCATCACCAAACTCGCCTCCGATGACACCACGGTGCTGAACGAGACGACTGTGACATGGACCTGGATGCGGGACAATCTCCCGGTCTATGGTGACGGGATCACGGTCTACTACAACCAGGGTCCGGTCTTCGAGGGCGCATGGGATGACGTCCACCCGGACGAGCCCTACGACCCCTGGAACCCGACCGAGGACGTGAACATCGAGTACAAGGATCACGGCGAGTTCAGGGGGACAAATGTCCTCGATCTCTGTGCTCTGGCTGGCGGGACATCAGGCGGCGACATGGTGACCATCCGGGCCACGGACGGCATGAGCAAGACCTGGCCCGCCGAATATGTCATTGATCCCGATCCCGGACAGGGACCGATGGTGATCGGATGGGACCACGGGAAGGATCTCGGCACGGTTGAGGAGGGTTTCACTCAGGGGATGCGCCTCTACTTCCTGGCCCAGACCACCAATGCGGCCGGTCAGCATGTCTGGGGCAACTGGGACATGCATGAGGCATGGTCCGAGGACTACTGGTACTATTATAATGGCGAATATCCGTCGGCGTCAGGGAATTCGGTGTATTATGTCAGCGACATCGTCATCCACAGCCAGATCGATCCCTCATCTGGTGACGGCGGTGGCGATGGTGACGGCGGATCACAGGGAGGGTTTATGGGATCGTCCCTGAATCAGGACCTGCACGGGAGCGTGAATGGCAGTATATACGTGATCAGGACGGAGGGTCCTGCATGCCGGATCGGCAGCGGGGAGTCCTGCACATTTTACCTGGACCTGACCGGGCTGAACCGGACAGATGACGGGTATTTCTACCTCTTCGGGACGAACAACACGGACGCGAGAGGGGAAGAGGAGACAGGCATCGGTCTGCTCCTCGGCACGCAACCGGTGACGCCGTCGGCATATTATGCCGATGCCGGCGACACCTCTGCCGCTCCGGTGTCCGAGACCTGGCGGTACGACCTCGACGGAACGATTTCAGGCACAAACCTATCGGTCATTGTCACAAACCGCGGCTCTCCGGGCAGTGCCGTGACGATGTATGGCGGCGTGCTCGTCGCACCGTCAGGGGGAGGAGAGAACCGGACTGCATGGTGGATTGCAGAGGGTGCGGATACGGTGCAGGCCGACCCTGATCAGGGGGTATTTGAAGACGATGCCACGACGACTGCCACCTTCGCACAGATCACCGGCATGGATGCGACTGCCCTCGGTGGGTTTGTTGCCGTCACGACCGGCGCCTCGGGGAATGATACACGGAGCAACAGGGTCACATTGAACAGCGGCGAATGGATCAACCTGCTCACCGCTGGCCCGGATGAGATCAGCATCGGGCGGGTCGATGTCACCCCCTACCTGCACACCGGGAAAAATACCGTTTCAATCTCGAGCATACCCTATAGCGAGCAGGGCGACTATCTGGAGAACAGGCTGGTCATCCTGACCGTGACCGAGACACCCCTGCCCCAGACCACTCCTTCCATGCCGACCACCATGGCGGCGGAGAGCTTCGAACCCACGGAGGCGGCAACAGCAGCGCCCACCGGCGAGGCGCCATCAATCACACCGATAAAGAGTGGACCGGCGGAGAAGGGGGGAGGCATCTGGGATGGATTTTTCAGGCTGATCGGTCTTGAGAACGGCATATCTGATCTCCCCCTGATCGGACCCCTTTTAGGGGGCGGGGATGAAGAGGAGAACAATGGGTCGGCCATTTCGGCACCGGTCGACTCTCATCCCGCAGCAGAGGCGACGATCATGCCTCCTTCCGGTACCGCTCCGGCGAACGCCACCATCACGGTCATCACACACCCCGAGGGTGCGCAGGTGTTTCTGGATGGCGAGTATTCCGGCCGGATCACCCCCCTTCATCTGGAGGAGGTCCCGACCGGTCATCACACTCTTGCCCTCCATCTGGCCGATTACGAGTCATATGAAACCTCATTTGAACTTGAGGAGGATACGACCGTGGCAGTTACACTCGATCCGCTCAACCCGAACCTTGACGAGGACGCCTTCAGCCTGAACCTGGCGGCGATGCAGGGTCCGGACAGGCGATCAGGGGGTATATTTGTTGAGGCAACGGACGAGGGTGCGGAGATCTATATCGACGGGAAAAAGATCGATGGAACAACGCCTCAGGTGGTAAACGGCCTGAAAGAAGGGCTGCACCGTGTGAAGATCAAGATGGGCTCCACGACCTATTCACCCTCCACACTGGAGGTCTGGGTCACGGCCGGAGCGATCACCCCGGTGTTCTTCAACCGCTTCGAGCGGGGGGCGTCCCGGACGATCACCATCGACGATCCCGGCTACAGTGGTGAGTATATCTCGGTGAATGGTGTCTATACCGGCAAGAAAGTGCCGGCAAAGGTGACTATCAATGGAATTAATGCCTTTGCAGGGATTTTCCTTGAGGAAACATATCTCTCTGTCCCGATCTCGGACTTTGCCGAGGACGGGAGCACCACGACACTTGAGGACGGGATCGAAACCGTGCAGTCGATCCGGATCGGATCTGATCCGCCGGGGGCGAGGATCTTCGTAGACGGGTTTGATACCGGCATTGCCACGCCCGGCGTCATCGAACGGATCAGCCCCGGTTACCACAGGATCATGCTCAGCAAACCCGGTTTTTACCCGGAGGATACGGTGTTCCTCCTGCCCGAGCGGACGGATGAGCGGGAGATCACCCTCATCCTGGAGCCCTATGCCCATGGATCCCTGTATGTGAACTCCACCCCACAGGGGGCGCGGATCTATCTCTATGGTCTGAACACGGGAGAGGTAACACCACACCTCTTCTGTGGCATGGCGCTCGGTGCCTATGATGTGAAGGTTGTTGGACGATCTGACTCACAGACGACCGAAGATGTGCTTGTCAGGCCCAATGAGGTAACGGTCTGTGAATGCAGGCTTGAGGAGTAGCGTATGAGCGGTTGTGCGAGGGTGACAGGTCTGGTTGTGTTCCTGCTGATCATACCGGTGGCGGTGATGGGTGCGGCAAACACCAGCGTCGTCTGGGGTCCGTATGTCACCGGCACTACCGGAACGGGGGCGATCGTCTCCTGGAAGACGGTGGACCCGACGGTCGGGGCGGTGGAATATCTGCCGCCGGGGGTGAACGCCCCGCTGGTAGTGACGGATGGACGATGCACCGATCTCCACCATGTCAACCTGACCGATCTCACCCCCGGGACGTCGTATACCTATCAGGTCCGGGTGAACGATAGCCCGGGTCCGGATGGATCGTTTTCGACTTTCGGGAACGGACCGGTGAAATTTGTTGTCTATGCCGACACCCGCGCCCAGGTTCCCCTGTTTACCCAGATGGAACGCCACAGACTGGTTGCAGAACGGATTGCACAGGAGGATAACCTCTCTTTTGTGTTGCATTGCGGCGATTTTGTCACATTCGGGGACGATGAGGAGGAGTGGGACGATTTTTTTATGGCCGGCGCCCCGATGCTGGCCAGAACGACCATCATGCCGGTTCTCGGCAACCATGAGGGTAACCGGTCCCTGTACTATGAGATCTTCTCGATGCCGGAGTGGTATTCCTTCACCGCCGGTGATGCGCAT
Coding sequences within it:
- a CDS encoding PEGA domain-containing protein, producing the protein MYLRFIWAVLLVLLVCGAAPVSAATTSLTITKLASDDTTVLNETTVTWTWMRDNLPVYGDGITVYYNQGPVFEGAWDDVHPDEPYDPWNPTEDVNIEYKDHGEFRGTNVLDLCALAGGTSGGDMVTIRATDGMSKTWPAEYVIDPDPGQGPMVIGWDHGKDLGTVEEGFTQGMRLYFLAQTTNAAGQHVWGNWDMHEAWSEDYWYYYNGEYPSASGNSVYYVSDIVIHSQIDPSSGDGGGDGDGGSQGGFMGSSLNQDLHGSVNGSIYVIRTEGPACRIGSGESCTFYLDLTGLNRTDDGYFYLFGTNNTDARGEEETGIGLLLGTQPVTPSAYYADAGDTSAAPVSETWRYDLDGTISGTNLSVIVTNRGSPGSAVTMYGGVLVAPSGGGENRTAWWIAEGADTVQADPDQGVFEDDATTTATFAQITGMDATALGGFVAVTTGASGNDTRSNRVTLNSGEWINLLTAGPDEISIGRVDVTPYLHTGKNTVSISSIPYSEQGDYLENRLVILTVTETPLPQTTPSMPTTMAAESFEPTEAATAAPTGEAPSITPIKSGPAEKGGGIWDGFFRLIGLENGISDLPLIGPLLGGGDEEENNGSAISAPVDSHPAAEATIMPPSGTAPANATITVITHPEGAQVFLDGEYSGRITPLHLEEVPTGHHTLALHLADYESYETSFELEEDTTVAVTLDPLNPNLDEDAFSLNLAAMQGPDRRSGGIFVEATDEGAEIYIDGKKIDGTTPQVVNGLKEGLHRVKIKMGSTTYSPSTLEVWVTAGAITPVFFNRFERGASRTITIDDPGYSGEYISVNGVYTGKKVPAKVTINGINAFAGIFLEETYLSVPISDFAEDGSTTTLEDGIETVQSIRIGSDPPGARIFVDGFDTGIATPGVIERISPGYHRIMLSKPGFYPEDTVFLLPERTDEREITLILEPYAHGSLYVNSTPQGARIYLYGLNTGEVTPHLFCGMALGAYDVKVVGRSDSQTTEDVLVRPNEVTVCECRLEE
- a CDS encoding purple acid phosphatase family protein, giving the protein MSGCARVTGLVVFLLIIPVAVMGAANTSVVWGPYVTGTTGTGAIVSWKTVDPTVGAVEYLPPGVNAPLVVTDGRCTDLHHVNLTDLTPGTSYTYQVRVNDSPGPDGSFSTFGNGPVKFVVYADTRAQVPLFTQMERHRLVAERIAQEDNLSFVLHCGDFVTFGDDEEEWDDFFMAGAPMLARTTIMPVLGNHEGNRSLYYEIFSMPEWYSFTAGDAHVVVLDSNDWARGRMDEQTDWMMLDLASSNGTPFVAFHHPPFSSNERLWGGDRFIRENWVPIFEEFDVGTVFNGHTHAYEHYSVNETDYFVIPCGGEEFFSLSENKPEGFVTALEHTLAYLRVSVDDEKTLVEVVPVASVSEDNTAIIHMYPPGEVFETVMLPSERCCIGSFPHLIPPLPPFWLPLLHEMVP